The following are from one region of the Noviherbaspirillum sedimenti genome:
- the rpsP gene encoding 30S ribosomal protein S16: MVVIRLSRGGAKKRPFFNIVATDSRNRRDGRFIERIGFYNPIASDKEEGFRVAQDRLSYWQGVGAQLSPTVARLVAEAGKKAAA, from the coding sequence ATGGTCGTTATTCGTTTATCCCGTGGTGGCGCCAAGAAGCGCCCGTTCTTCAACATCGTTGCTACCGATTCGCGCAATCGTCGTGACGGCCGCTTCATCGAGCGTATCGGCTTTTACAATCCGATCGCTTCTGACAAAGAAGAGGGCTTCCGCGTTGCTCAGGATCGTCTGAGCTACTGGCAAGGCGTTGGCGCGCAACTGTCGCCGACCGTGGCCCGTCTGGTTGCAGAAGCCGGCAAGAAAGCCGCTGCTTAA
- the rimM gene encoding ribosome maturation factor RimM (Essential for efficient processing of 16S rRNA) gives MTGKTASEVVLPEDLVLVGHITGAYGLQGWVRIRPYSADADALLHAKTWWLDKPVTRDVEVMEARQHGGDTVARLVGVADRDAAEALKGATVHISRRYFPALADGEFYWIDLIGLAVENLQGETLGQVADMMDNGAHPILRVAPPVEPEQKPAPEMLIPYVEQFVKTVDLAGKKITVDWGRDY, from the coding sequence TTGACAGGCAAGACTGCATCGGAGGTTGTTCTCCCCGAGGACTTGGTGCTGGTGGGTCATATCACCGGTGCCTACGGCCTGCAGGGCTGGGTCAGGATCCGGCCTTATTCGGCGGATGCTGACGCGCTTTTGCACGCCAAGACCTGGTGGCTGGACAAACCGGTGACGCGCGATGTCGAGGTGATGGAAGCCAGGCAGCATGGCGGCGATACCGTCGCTCGCCTGGTGGGTGTGGCGGACCGCGATGCGGCAGAAGCGCTCAAGGGCGCAACCGTGCACATTTCACGCCGGTATTTCCCGGCGCTGGCTGACGGCGAGTTTTACTGGATCGACCTGATCGGTCTGGCGGTGGAAAACCTCCAGGGCGAAACGCTCGGGCAGGTGGCCGACATGATGGACAACGGCGCGCATCCGATTTTGCGAGTGGCGCCGCCGGTCGAGCCGGAGCAAAAACCGGCGCCGGAAATGCTGATTCCCTACGTCGAGCAATTCGTCAAGACGGTGGATTTGGCAGGCAAGAAGATTACAGTGGACTGGGGTAGAGATTATTGA
- the trmD gene encoding tRNA (guanosine(37)-N1)-methyltransferase TrmD codes for MQFDVVTLFPEMFAAITQSGITRRAFEQGRCGLSLWNPRDFTSDNHRTVDDRPYGGGPGMVMLAKPLEAAIDAARARQQALDVAQPRVIYLSPQGRPLTHERVMQLTAQPGLVLLCGRYEAVDQRLLDRCVDEEISLGDFVLSGGELPAMALMDAVIRQLPGVLHDDASAVEDSFVNGLLDYPHYTRPEVYEGVAVPPVLMGGHHAEIVKWRREQALAATAAKRPDLIDRARAAGLLTKADERYIAGKS; via the coding sequence ATGCAATTTGATGTCGTCACGCTGTTTCCGGAAATGTTCGCCGCCATCACGCAATCAGGCATTACGCGACGCGCTTTCGAGCAAGGCAGGTGTGGCTTGTCATTGTGGAATCCACGCGATTTCACCAGCGACAATCACCGCACGGTCGATGACCGGCCTTACGGCGGCGGCCCCGGCATGGTCATGCTGGCCAAGCCGCTGGAAGCGGCGATCGATGCCGCGCGGGCGCGCCAGCAAGCGTTGGACGTGGCGCAGCCGCGGGTGATTTACCTGTCGCCGCAAGGACGGCCGCTGACGCACGAACGCGTCATGCAACTGACGGCGCAGCCTGGCCTGGTGCTCTTGTGCGGACGTTATGAAGCGGTGGACCAGCGTTTGCTGGATCGTTGCGTCGATGAGGAAATCAGCCTTGGCGACTTCGTGCTGTCGGGTGGCGAATTGCCGGCGATGGCGCTGATGGATGCGGTGATCCGCCAGTTGCCGGGCGTATTGCACGACGATGCCTCGGCAGTCGAAGACAGTTTCGTCAACGGCTTGCTGGATTATCCGCACTACACACGCCCGGAAGTGTATGAAGGCGTGGCGGTGCCGCCGGTATTGATGGGCGGGCACCATGCCGAGATCGTCAAATGGCGGCGCGAGCAGGCGTTGGCAGCGACGGCGGCGAAGCGCCCGGACCTGATCGACAGGGCGCGCGCAGCTGGCTTGCTGACGAAGGCAGACGAAAGATATATTGCGGGAAAGAGTTAA
- the rplS gene encoding 50S ribosomal protein L19 codes for MDLIQQLEQEEITRLSKNIPDFAPGDTVIVSVNVVEGTRKRAQAYEGVVISRRNRGLNSNFIVRKISSGEGVERTFQLYSPLIASIEVKRRGDVRRAKLYYLRERSGKSARIKEKLPNRRAAAAKAAE; via the coding sequence ATGGACTTGATCCAGCAACTCGAACAAGAAGAGATTACCCGTCTCTCCAAGAATATTCCCGATTTCGCCCCAGGCGATACCGTGATCGTCAGCGTCAACGTGGTTGAAGGCACCCGCAAGCGTGCCCAGGCTTACGAAGGCGTGGTCATCTCGCGTCGCAACCGCGGTCTGAACTCCAACTTCATCGTTCGCAAGATTTCTTCGGGCGAAGGCGTTGAGCGTACATTCCAGCTGTACTCCCCGCTGATCGCTTCGATCGAAGTCAAGCGTCGCGGCGATGTGCGTCGCGCCAAGCTGTACTACCTGCGTGAGCGTTCGGGCAAGTCGGCGCGTATCAAGGAAAAGCTGCCGAACCGCCGCGCTGCGGCTGCGAAAGCCGCGGAATAA
- a CDS encoding CoA pyrophosphatase, giving the protein MAIDSIAGEAALGADRLNADWLRQRFATPPVWVPEISADSRIRAADTLATPTLATPASVLMPIILRETGPTLLLTQRAAHLHDHAGQISLPGGRHEASDSSAIDTALRETEEEVGLHRRHIEVIGTLPDYQTITGYCVTPVVSLVQPPFDLRADPFEVAEIFEVPMHFLMDGSHHQRRSAALPVTGGRRSFYAMPYERFFIWGATAAMLRNLYHFLRV; this is encoded by the coding sequence ATGGCGATCGATTCGATTGCCGGCGAAGCCGCGCTTGGCGCCGACCGGCTCAACGCCGACTGGCTGCGCCAGCGTTTCGCCACGCCACCCGTGTGGGTGCCTGAAATTAGCGCCGATTCGCGCATCCGCGCGGCGGATACGCTCGCCACCCCGACGCTTGCCACTCCGGCCTCGGTCCTGATGCCGATTATTCTGCGTGAAACCGGCCCGACCCTGCTGCTTACCCAGCGTGCAGCGCATTTGCACGACCATGCCGGCCAGATCAGCCTGCCCGGCGGGCGCCACGAGGCAAGCGACAGCTCGGCGATTGATACCGCCTTGCGCGAAACCGAAGAGGAAGTCGGCCTGCATCGGCGTCATATCGAGGTGATCGGCACTCTGCCGGACTATCAAACCATCACAGGCTACTGCGTCACCCCGGTGGTGTCGCTGGTGCAGCCGCCATTCGACCTGCGCGCCGACCCTTTCGAAGTCGCCGAAATCTTTGAAGTGCCGATGCATTTTCTGATGGATGGCAGCCACCATCAGCGCCGCAGCGCGGCATTGCCTGTCACCGGTGGCCGCCGCAGCTTTTATGCCATGCCGTATGAGCGCTTTTTCATCTGGGGGGCGACGGCCGCCATGCTGCGCAACCTCTATCATTTCCTGCGGGTCTGA
- a CDS encoding CobD/CbiB family protein produces MTFFAILVVLLIEQVQPLRADNPVSAALRTLAHRMEVRFNAGQAQHGKLAWFATMAAVMVPTALVYWLCASIGFLAVFAWTALIAYLTLGFRHYSHYFTAIQIALSSGDEESARSLLAEWTGQDTSTLDSSELSRIAVETALVTTHRNVFGVFFWLLLPVGPAFAVMYRVAEYLARAWNEPDHLKNEAFGRFATRAFYWIDWLPSRLTAIAFAVVGNFEDAIYAWRNFAHRWPDEAVGVILSAGGGALGVRLGTPAVSAASVLPADASLVDTATIEAEGPPGDVPQPRTLQSTVGLVWRALLLWMLLLLLISIALWVG; encoded by the coding sequence ATGACTTTTTTTGCCATCCTCGTTGTCTTGCTGATCGAACAAGTCCAGCCGCTGCGCGCCGACAATCCGGTCAGCGCCGCCTTGCGCACCCTGGCCCATCGCATGGAGGTGCGCTTCAACGCCGGCCAGGCGCAGCACGGCAAGCTGGCATGGTTCGCCACCATGGCCGCGGTGATGGTGCCAACCGCCCTGGTGTACTGGCTGTGCGCCAGTATCGGCTTCCTGGCGGTATTTGCCTGGACCGCCCTGATCGCCTATCTGACCCTGGGCTTTCGCCACTACAGTCATTACTTCACCGCGATCCAGATTGCGCTGAGTTCGGGCGATGAAGAAAGCGCGCGCAGCCTGCTGGCGGAATGGACCGGCCAGGATACCTCGACTCTGGACAGCAGCGAACTGTCGCGCATTGCGGTGGAAACGGCGCTGGTGACCACCCACCGCAACGTCTTCGGGGTGTTTTTCTGGCTCCTGCTGCCGGTTGGCCCGGCGTTTGCGGTGATGTACCGCGTTGCCGAATACCTGGCGCGCGCCTGGAACGAACCGGATCACCTGAAAAACGAAGCCTTCGGCCGCTTCGCCACGCGCGCTTTTTACTGGATCGACTGGCTTCCTTCACGCCTGACCGCAATCGCCTTCGCCGTGGTCGGCAATTTCGAGGATGCCATCTATGCCTGGCGCAATTTCGCCCATCGCTGGCCGGACGAGGCCGTCGGCGTCATCCTGTCGGCCGGTGGCGGCGCGCTCGGGGTACGCCTGGGTACGCCGGCGGTGAGTGCGGCCAGCGTATTGCCGGCCGATGCCTCGCTGGTCGATACGGCGACGATCGAAGCTGAAGGCCCGCCCGGCGATGTGCCGCAGCCGCGCACCTTGCAAAGCACGGTGGGCCTGGTCTGGCGTGCCCTGTTGTTGTGGATGCTGCTGTTGCTGCTGATCTCGATCGCGCTCTGGGTGGGCTAG
- a CDS encoding DUF3579 domain-containing protein — MADIADKPQEAREFFIQGVTSDGRTFRPSDWAERLCGVMACFGQEGSNRQDAHLRYSRYVRPALLEGVKSVVVSEDLRKIEPLAYHFVLNFAKDNDLRIVDACLLPEPGQRA, encoded by the coding sequence ATGGCAGACATTGCCGACAAACCCCAAGAAGCACGTGAGTTTTTTATCCAGGGCGTGACCAGCGATGGCAGAACTTTTCGTCCCAGCGACTGGGCCGAGCGTTTGTGCGGCGTGATGGCCTGTTTCGGCCAGGAAGGCAGCAATCGCCAGGATGCCCACCTGCGCTATTCCCGCTATGTCCGGCCGGCGCTGCTGGAAGGGGTCAAGTCGGTCGTCGTCAGCGAAGACCTGCGCAAGATCGAACCGCTGGCCTATCACTTCGTCTTGAATTTCGCCAAGGACAACGATTTGCGCATCGTTGATGCCTGCCTGTTGCCGGAGCCAGGCCAGCGCGCCTGA
- a CDS encoding EAL domain-containing protein encodes MAEPTIQNRPPRPVPLAALLTLLLGLAVAIGLFLILRDLEYKAQDTDFRQQASIRALRLEHGLAEAVNAVEIANQLFVVNETVSREQFRLFTQPLLKNYPYIQAFNFHRIVTDSERSAFEAEMRKQFAGFMLTELAGGKPVPARIKKRYIVVDFLEPMRGNEAAFGLDVSFHAHLVATMQHAAETGLPAASDLLRLAQGEADARIGFQVVVPVYRKGAALDDAGARRAAWIGDTAVIFSAKKLIEKAFGSDGLLEEGSPDVSVYAAAAAVESQLAFRKGLPPASGPQGGALLRWLSPRQISPVTHDFLVAGKPWHMMLSPAAPTAIVGQYGSFYVLIGGVLFSFLAAAYIHALVTREQRVQRLVQERTREAHLANRLLREDIAARERLEKDLQLRKRAIEASPNAIIITSAEAPDYPIEYVNPAFLHMTGYTEMEILGRSMRLLMGNDSKQPGIAEFKSATIEQRLGHAVMRSYRKDGTMFWNDLYTSPVRDADGRVTHFVAAQYDITEMKRYEAELEIRANQDTVTGLANRNLLRDRLSQALAFAARYMHPVWVVHLDLDRFKFINDTLGLSAGDQLLKQVAERLQACVRATDTVARLAADEFVLVLPERSDESSAIHTVQRIMDAAAKPYTIEGHEFFMTVSAGMAVYPTDGEDAETLMKHADVAMYRAKETGRNNYQFYTPAMNERALERLRLEGDLRLALEHRQFELHYQPQVDLCTGKIHGMEALIRWQHPAYGMVAPARFIGLAEETGLIVPLGAWVVRTACMQAKSWQDAGLGELRVAVNLSARQFTQKDLVKSIANVLRECGLAPHCLELELTESMLMDDVERAIGILRDLAGLGVQISVDDFGTGYSSLAYLKRLPIDVLKIDQSFVRDISIDPDDAAIVATIVSLAHSLRLQVIAEGVETAEQLEFLRDHGCDAMQGYYFSKPVPADQFEAMLRQGKCLAGSANIAG; translated from the coding sequence ATGGCCGAACCTACCATCCAGAATCGGCCTCCGAGGCCCGTGCCGCTTGCCGCCCTGCTGACCCTGTTGCTGGGGCTGGCAGTCGCTATCGGCTTGTTCCTGATCTTGCGCGACCTCGAATACAAGGCGCAGGATACGGATTTCAGGCAGCAGGCCAGCATTCGCGCCCTGCGCCTGGAGCATGGACTGGCGGAAGCGGTCAACGCGGTGGAAATCGCCAACCAGCTGTTTGTGGTCAACGAGACGGTCAGCCGCGAACAGTTCCGGCTTTTTACCCAGCCCTTGCTGAAGAATTACCCCTACATTCAAGCCTTTAACTTCCACCGCATCGTCACGGACAGCGAGCGCTCCGCCTTTGAGGCTGAAATGCGCAAGCAGTTCGCCGGTTTCATGTTGACCGAACTGGCAGGGGGCAAGCCGGTTCCCGCCAGGATCAAAAAGCGCTATATCGTCGTCGATTTCCTCGAGCCGATGCGGGGGAACGAGGCGGCTTTCGGACTGGATGTCAGTTTTCATGCGCATCTGGTGGCAACCATGCAGCATGCCGCCGAGACCGGCTTGCCCGCCGCCTCGGACCTGCTGCGGCTGGCTCAGGGCGAAGCCGATGCGCGCATCGGCTTCCAGGTGGTCGTGCCGGTGTATCGCAAGGGTGCGGCGCTGGATGATGCCGGCGCGCGCCGGGCCGCCTGGATCGGCGACACCGCGGTGATCTTCAGCGCAAAAAAACTGATCGAGAAGGCGTTCGGCAGCGATGGCTTGCTCGAAGAAGGCAGTCCGGATGTCAGCGTCTATGCGGCCGCCGCTGCGGTTGAATCCCAGCTTGCCTTTCGCAAGGGACTCCCGCCGGCCAGCGGGCCGCAGGGCGGCGCGCTGCTGCGCTGGCTGTCGCCAAGGCAGATCAGCCCGGTCACGCATGACTTTCTGGTGGCTGGCAAACCCTGGCATATGATGCTGTCGCCCGCAGCGCCGACGGCGATTGTCGGGCAATACGGCTCTTTCTATGTACTCATTGGCGGCGTCCTGTTCAGCTTCCTGGCCGCCGCCTATATCCATGCGCTGGTGACGCGCGAGCAGCGGGTGCAGCGCCTGGTGCAGGAGCGCACCCGAGAAGCGCATCTGGCCAACCGTCTGCTGCGGGAAGATATCGCCGCCCGCGAACGCCTGGAAAAGGATTTGCAGTTGCGCAAGCGCGCCATCGAAGCCAGCCCCAACGCCATCATCATCACCAGCGCCGAGGCGCCCGATTATCCGATCGAATACGTCAATCCGGCCTTCCTGCACATGACCGGTTATACGGAAATGGAAATCCTCGGACGCAGCATGCGCCTCTTGATGGGTAACGACAGCAAGCAACCGGGAATCGCTGAATTCAAGTCCGCCACCATAGAGCAACGACTGGGTCACGCGGTCATGCGCAGCTATCGCAAGGATGGCACGATGTTCTGGAACGACCTGTACACTTCGCCGGTGCGCGATGCCGACGGCAGGGTCACGCATTTTGTCGCGGCGCAGTATGACATCACGGAGATGAAGCGCTATGAGGCCGAGCTGGAAATCCGCGCCAACCAGGATACCGTCACCGGACTGGCCAACCGCAACCTGTTGCGCGACCGCCTGAGCCAGGCGCTGGCGTTTGCCGCGCGCTACATGCACCCGGTCTGGGTGGTGCATCTGGATCTCGACCGCTTCAAGTTCATCAACGACACGCTGGGCCTGTCGGCTGGCGACCAGTTGTTGAAGCAGGTTGCCGAGCGCCTGCAGGCTTGCGTGCGCGCTACCGATACGGTGGCGCGCCTGGCCGCCGATGAATTCGTGCTGGTGCTGCCTGAACGTAGCGACGAAAGCTCTGCCATCCACACGGTTCAGCGCATCATGGACGCGGCGGCCAAGCCATACACCATCGAAGGCCACGAGTTTTTCATGACCGTCAGCGCCGGCATGGCGGTGTATCCGACCGATGGCGAGGATGCCGAGACGCTGATGAAGCATGCCGACGTCGCCATGTACCGTGCCAAGGAAACTGGCCGCAACAACTACCAGTTCTATACGCCGGCGATGAACGAGCGCGCGCTGGAGCGGCTGCGCCTCGAAGGCGACTTGCGCCTGGCGCTGGAGCACCGGCAGTTCGAGCTGCACTACCAGCCGCAGGTCGACCTGTGTACCGGCAAAATCCATGGCATGGAGGCGCTGATCCGTTGGCAGCACCCGGCCTACGGCATGGTGGCGCCGGCGCGTTTCATCGGCCTGGCCGAGGAAACCGGCCTGATCGTGCCGCTCGGCGCCTGGGTGGTCCGCACCGCCTGCATGCAGGCGAAATCCTGGCAGGACGCCGGCCTGGGCGAGCTGCGGGTGGCGGTAAACCTGTCGGCGCGGCAGTTTACGCAAAAGGACCTGGTCAAGTCGATTGCCAATGTCTTGCGGGAATGCGGCCTGGCGCCGCATTGCCTGGAACTCGAACTGACCGAAAGCATGCTCATGGACGATGTCGAGCGCGCCATCGGCATCTTGCGCGACCTCGCTGGCCTGGGCGTGCAAATCTCGGTGGATGATTTCGGTACCGGCTATTCCAGCCTGGCTTACCTGAAACGCTTGCCGATCGATGTCCTGAAAATCGACCAATCCTTCGTGCGCGATATCAGCATCGACCCCGACGATGCGGCGATCGTCGCCACCATCGTTTCGCTGGCGCACAGCCTGCGCCTGCAGGTGATCGCGGAAGGGGTGGAGACCGCCGAGCAGCTGGAATTCCTGCGCGACCATGGCTGCGATGCGATGCAGGGGTACTACTTCAGCAAGCCGGTGCCGGCGGACCAGTTCGAGGCAATGCTGCGGCAGGGGAAGTGCTTGGC